A genomic window from Gossypium hirsutum isolate 1008001.06 chromosome D10, Gossypium_hirsutum_v2.1, whole genome shotgun sequence includes:
- the LOC107931790 gene encoding calmodulin binding protein PICBP: MVQRKVTNKLEIGIQADHHIDGKNKGTDLKKKMNKCRSIKLSDMKEGLRSSSPLVSRKTISPPVKPPPPPPPHNNSRSIIKGASSGSPNYMKSTSSSEAKKETSASSQVSSRRKSSASGLTRTSSLKLTKTPSFKPVRASTKKCSKVALRSDMNVQKATCSSTLKDSKFPAYLMLNPGGTEYEGTSIVKVCSYAYCSLNGHHHAPLPPLKCFLKARRRSMKVQRSMKVEALSPRKAYGDGTEELNSSMDFFVEIYGKSKGEDSSECGNETAPEPETESRGSLNAKIGFGENVEHGSEVVSQVDTSENEEFRGISAKEESSPWSFNDGDKQEGVSSADMDDTMFEVIDLEWDEWPFSASQSGDEACSAIESDTSIEDSSETVRNDMTEEGVTDNNECTNDIDTCSQVSETLCYDQVLATTMDEEHGEPTSGKEEMLENGVPATINEVSEVDSTFEVPSREIRDKTGNIDVAGLLVEANDAIDQTLEEHEDAADGDTRHKPRSKAIVNEELPEKHTTKWTIGHGRHDENNNELKTFNPREPNFLSVVPETDKEKVDLRHQMMEERRNAEEWMLDHALQQAVTKLGPAKKKKVALLVEAFETVLPLPITKCETHLRHHTSTGFAHSHGRTIQACN; this comes from the coding sequence ATGGTTCAAAGAAAGGTGACCAACAAGCTTGAAATTGGTATCCAAGCTGATCATCATATTGATGGCAAGAACAAAGGGActgatttgaagaaaaaaatgaacAAGTGCAGATCAATCAAGTTATCAGATATGAAGGAGGGCCTAAGATCATCATCACCTTTGGTTTCAAGGAAAACTATTTCTCCGCCTGTtaaaccaccaccaccaccaccacctcacAACAACAGCAGGTCTATCATCAAAGGAGCTAGCAGTGGATCACCAAACTACATGAAGTCCACCAGCAGTTCAGAGGCTAAAAAAGAGACCTCCGCCAGCAGTCAGGTGAGTTCTCGTAGGAAAAGTTCGGCTTCCGGTTTAACAAGAACGTCTAGTTTGAAGTTAACAAAAACTCCTAGTTTCAAACCTGTTAGAGCTTCCACCAAAAAGTGTTCCAAGGTTGCTTTGCGTTCAGATATGAATGTACAGAAAGCTACATGTTCTTCAACTTTAAAGGATTCGAAGTTTCCAGCTTATCTTATGCTTAATCCTGGTGGAACCGAGTATGAAGGAACTTCGATTGTGAAGGTTTGTTCATATGCTTATTGTTCACTCAATGGTCATCATCATGCTCCTTTGCCTCCATTGAAATGTTTCTTGAAAGCAAGAAGACGTTCAATGAAAGTACAAAGAAGCATGAAGGTGGAAGCTTTGAGCCCAAGAAAGGCTTATGGTGATGGAACAGAGGAATTGAACTCCTCCATGGACTTTTTTGTTGAAATATATGGCAAAAGCAAAGGTGAGGATAGTTCTGAATGTGGCAATGAAACAGCTCCAGAGCCTGAAACTGAGTCACGAGGTTCACTAAACGCTAAGATTGGTTTTGGTGAAAATGTTGAACATGGCAGTGAAGTTGTTTCTCAAGTAGATACCAGCGAGAACGAAGAGTTTCGAGGGATTTCGGCTAAAGAAGAATCCTCTCCATGGAGTTTTAATGATGGGGACAAGCAGGAAGGTGTTTCGAGCGCTGATATGGACGATACCATGTTTGAAGTTATTGATTTGGAGTGGGATGAATGGCCATTTTCTGCTTCACAGTCCGGCGATGAAGCCTGTTCTGCAATAGAATCCGATACGAGCATCGAGGATTCATCGGAAACCGTTAGGAATGACATGACAGAGGAGGGTGTGACCGACAATAATGAATGTACAAACGACATTGATACATGTAGCCAGGTATCTGAAACCTTATGTTATGACCAAGTTTTGGCTACTACCATGGATGAAGAACATGGGGAACCAACATCAGGCAAGGAGGAAATGTTGGAGAATGGAGTTCCTGCAACAATTAATGAGGTTTCTGAAGTAGATTCTACATTTGAAGTTCCAAGTAGAGAAATTCGAGACAAAACCGGGAACATAGATGTTGCCGGATTGTTGGTTGAAGCTAATGATGCTATAGATCAGACCCTAGAGGAACATGAAGATGCTGCAGATGGGGACACTAGGCACAAGCCAAGAAGCAAAGCTATTGTAAATGAAGAACTACCCGAAAAGCACACCACTAAATGGACGATTGGACATGGAAGACACGACGAAAACAACAACGAATTGAAGACATTCAACCCGAGAGAACCGAATTTCCTATCTGTTGTTCCAGAGACGGATAAAGAAAAAGTTGATCTAAGGCATCAAATGATGGAAGAAAGGAGAAATGCAGAGGAATGGATGTTAGATCATGCACTTCAACAGGCAGTAACCAAGCTTGGACCAGCTAAAAAAAAGAAAGTGGCATTACTTGTTGAAGCTTTTGAAACAGTCTTACCATTGCCTATAACTAAATGTGAAACTCATTTAAGGCATCATACTTCAACAGGATTTGCTCATAGCCATGGTAGAACCATTCAAGCTTGTAACTGA
- the LOC107931796 gene encoding protein trichome birefringence-like 39 — protein sequence MGISRTRRSDSLIALSFLTISFLCLENANGCCNVYKGKWVYDSSYPLYDTSACPFIHKEFNCLKYGRPDHLYLKYRWQPSKCNLPRFDGTHLLRRLKGKKIMFIGDSISINQWQSLLCMLHAAVPTTSGIITQDLHNHTVSTVTFKHYKVSVMLFRSLYLVDVDKETIGRVLKLNSVRNGKLWKEIDVLIFNTWHWWHRRGLKQQWDYVQFDGKIRKDIDRTVAFRTALRTWAKWVDSDVDTNRTKVIFQGISPSHYNGIDWNEPGVRNCSRQTTPFKGSIYPTGLPLAEYVVKEVIRNIKKPVHLLDITMLSQLRKDAHPSTYNDFNGMDCTHWCVAGLPDTWNLLLYAALIK from the exons ATGGGGATTTCAAGGACAAGAAGATCAGACTCTCTTATTGCTCTTAGCTTTCTCACTATTTCCTTTCTATGTTTAGAAAATGCCAATGGTTGTTGCAATGTATACAAAGGTAAGTGGGTGTATGACAGCTCCTATCCTCTCTACGATACATCAGCCTGTCCTTTCATCCACAAGGAGTTTAATTGCCTCAAGTATGGCCGCCCTGATCATCTTTACCTTAAATATAGATGGCAACCAAGCAAGTGTAATTTGCCAAG GTTTGATGGGACGCATTTGTTGAGGAGATTAAAGGGCAAGAAGATAATGTTTATTGGGGACTCCATAAGTATAAACCAATGGCAATCTCTGTTATGCATGCTTCACGCTGCAGTGCCTACTACATCTGGTATAATCACACAAGACTTGCATAATCACACTGTTTCCACTGTTACTTTCAAG CATTATAAGGTATCCGTGATGCTATTTCGTTCGTTGTACTTAGTAGACGTTGATAAGGAAACAATTGGCAGGGTTCTGAAATTGAATTCTGTAAGGAATGGAAAACTATGGAAAGAAATTGATGTTTTGATATTCAACACTTGGCATTGGTGGCACCGTAGAGGACTGAAGCAACA ATGGGATTATGTGCAATTTGATGGGAAGATTCGTAAGGACATTGATCGCACGGTTGCTTTTCGTACAGCTTTGAGAACATGGGCTAAATGGGTTGATTCAGATGTGGATACCAATAGGACTAAAGTTATATTTCAAGGAATTTCCCCTTCTCACTACAA TGGCATAGATTGGAATGAGCCAGGAGTAAGGAATTGTTCAAGGCAGACGACACCATTCAAGGGATCGATTTATCCAACTGGTTTGCCTCTGGCAGAGTACGTAGTTAAAGAGGTCATAAGGAACATCAAGAAGCCTGTTCATTTGCTTGATATTACAATGCTCTCTCAATTACGAAAAGATGCACATCCTAGCACTTACAATGACTTCAACGGCATGGATTGCACCCACTGGTGCGTGGCCGGCCTCCCCGATACATGGAATCTACTTCTGTATGCAGCCCTCATCAAATAG